The DNA window TGCGTGAACGGACGATCCCGAGCCCGTTCCTGCGCGAGCTGCCCGAGGACTATCTGAAGGTCACCGACCGCGCCGGCCTGGACGACATTGATGCCCGAGGCGGCTATGGGGGCAGCGCGTCCCGCGACGACCACAACGCCGGCAAGCTCGGCTTCAAGCGGGGCCAGATGGTCCGGCATCCCACCTTCGGCCTCGGCCGGATCGACGAGATGACAGACACGGGCAGCGGCACTCGGGCCGTGATCCAATTCAACGCCGCGGGGCGGAAGACGCTGATTCTGGAGTACGCGCGGCTGGAGAAGGTCGGTTAGCTCACTGCTTCTTCCGGTGGGGCGGACATTCTTGTCTGACTCGCATGGCTGAGTGCCAGGCATTCTTGCCTGGTCGAAGTCATGAGAAAGAACGCCGACCTTCTCCGACGGCGATCATGCTCAGGCCGGCAGGAATGCCGGCAATCGCGAGATCGCGGCAGACAAGAATGTCTGCCTCACTGGAAAGGTTGCCCTACCGGGGTAACGCCTGTGGTTCCCCACGTTTCCCCCTTCCGGTATCCTCTCCGTTCGCCATTGTCTCACCGAGAACCACCGACGGAGGGCCGCGCCCATGCTGTTTGAACACGTCTTCGCCAACGCCAAGCGGGATCCAAGCCGCGTTCTGTTCATTGACGACCGCGGCCAGACGACCGCCGAGCAGTTCGCGAAAATGGTCGCTGGGTTCTCGATGCTGTTCCGCAGCCAGACGACGCAGCCGCGCATCGGCCTGTTCCTGCCGACGACGACGGCCTTCGCCGCCAGCTTTTACGGGGCGTTGGTTGCCGGCAAGACGGTGGTGCCGATCAACTTTCTGCTCGGCAAGAAAGAGATCGCGCACATCATCAAGGACAGTGGCATCGACACGATCGTGTCCGCCCCGCCGCTGATCGACCGCATCAAGGGGTTGCCGATCAAGCTGATCGACCTGAGCACGCTGCCCACGTCGGCTCCCGAAGGCATGACAATGCCGCCCCTGCCCACGCCCGCCGCGAGCGACCTGGCGGTCATCATGTACACCAGTGGCACGTCGGGCCTGCCCAAGGGCGTGATGCTGACGTACGGAAACCTGGCCGCCGACGCTCAGTCGGCGATCGACCACGCGCAGCTCAAGGGGGAGCATAAGTTCCTTGGCGTATTGCCGCTGTTCCACTCGACGGGCATGCTCGCGACGCTGCTCGCCCCGACGCAGCTCGGCGCAATGGTGCTCTACCAGGCCCGCTTCAGCCCGGTCGGCATGCTCCAGGCGATCCGCGATCATAAGCTGTCGCTGCTGGTGGCGGTGCCGAGCATGTATGGCGCGGTTGCTCGCCTGAAGAGTGCCGGGCCGGACGATCTTGCGCATGTCTACGCGGTGATCTCCGGCGGAGAGCCGTTGCCGGGGAACATCCGCGAAGCGTTCCTCGCCAAGTTCGGCAAGCCGATCATGGAAGGCTACGGCCTGACGGAAACCATCGGACCGATCTCATTCAACGTCCCCGGACGCCACAAGCCTGGGTCGGTCGGACAGATTGTGCCCGGCGCGACAATCAAGCTGATCGACGACAACGGCAATGAAGCGCCCCAGGGCCAGGACGGCGAAGTCTGGATGAAGGGCGCGATGATCATGGTCGGCTACAACAACCTCCCCAAGGAGACCGCCGAGGCACTGACGCCCGACGGCTTCTTCAAGAGCGGCGACCTGGGACACCTCGATGCCGACGGCTACCTCTACATCACCGGCCGCAAGAAGGACCTCATCATCGTCGCCGGTGAGAAAGCCGTGCCGCGCGAAATCGAGGAAATCCTGCTGACGCACCCGTCGCTGGCGCACGCGGCGGTGATCGGCAAGAAAGACCCGTCCCGCGGCGAAGTGGTGGTGGCGTTCGTCGTCCCCAAGGAAGGCGAAACCGTGAAGCCCGACGAACTGCGCGAGCACTGCCGCGCCGGTGGGCTGGTGCAATGGAAGATCCCACGCGAAGTATTCGTGGCGACCGAATTGCCCATGTCGCCGACGGGCAAGGTGCTCAAGCGCGTGTTGGCGGAACAGTTGGCGAAGCAGCCGACTTGAGCTGTATTCGCGACGGCATGGGCATGCAATAACGCCCTTGTCGGCTGGCGAGCAGCGAACACCGACGACACTTCGAACAAGGACGACACTTACCGAATGGTCGGATCGTACCGCTGAGGCTGGTGCAGCCAGTCCCGCTCGACGTACTCGACGTGGCCGTCGGCGAAACTCGCGTTGCCGTACCGTCCGCCGTTAAGGGTCAGTCCCGTGCTTTCGTCGTCGGGGAGCTTGCGCTTCTTGTCGTGGCGGATGGAGAGAAGGTCGATGGAGGCGTTTCGATCGAGAGACGAGTTGCAATCGTCGAGGGTGTTTTCGTCCTCTTCGTAGAACACTACTTTCTCGGTGGGGTTCAGGATTCTCGCGATCTTGAATTGTGACATCCGCAGGTTCATGGAGTAGCTGAACCGATACCCGCCGCTGCCGGTGTACTTCCGAGCCTGCACGTTGTCCGAAGGGCAGATCAGCAGTTCGCGATTCACCGGCCGGCCGAGGTAGGGGGCGAGGGTGGATTCGTCCAGGTTTCTGCCTGCATGCCAGTAGAAGCAGTCCAGCACCGACTGCGTGCCGGTAGCGGACTTGGGGTACGAGCCTTTATTCTCGTTGGCATACATGATGCACGCCGTCGCAATATTGCGAAGATTGCTCAGGCATTTGGTCCGATTACCCTGTTCCCGGGCCGCCGCGAGGCTGGGCAGAATGATGCTGATCAGCAGCGCAATGATGCCAATCACCACAAGGAGCTCCACGAGCGTAAAAGCAAGTCGCCCGTTTTTGTTCGTTCGCAGCGTCATCATCGTTTCCTCCGACATACTCCCGTTACTTCTGCACTTCAAAGATATGACGCTGGAGAATACCACGTGTTCGGCGGTCGGCCATAGGATTGCGGGGCACCAACTGATTGCGGCGTGACCGAACGACTCTTCTCGACACACATGAATCCCACCGACATCCATCACGACCGGGCGATGATCCTCTTCCAGCAGCGGCGGTACGACGACGCCGAGCGGGAGCTGCGATCGGCGCTCGGCCAGCAGCCGCACGACCCGCGCCTTCATGCCGTGCTGGCGATGACGCTGGCGCACCTGGATCGCTTCACCGACGCCTCGGCCGAGGCCGACCAGGCGGTCGGGCTGGGGCCGGACCTGGCGTTCGCGCACTTCGTCCGCGGGCTGGTGCTGCTGATGCGCCATCGCCACAACGAGGCCGAAGCCCCGGCGATGCAGGCCGTCGCGCTCAACCCCTACGACGCCGAGTACCACTGGCTCCTGGGCGCGATCCAGTTCGAGCAGCGCAAATACGCGCCGGCGCTGGAATCGGCTGACCTGGGCCTCTCGATCGACCCCGAGCACGCCGGCTGCATCAACCTGCGGGCGATGACGCTGGTCAAACTCGGCCGCAAGGACGAAGCCGGGCAGGCGATCGACGCCGCGCTGGCCAAGGACCCCGAGAACGCGCACACCCATGCCAACCGTGGCTGGACGCTGCTGCACCAGGGGGACCACAAGAAGGCGCTGGAGCATTTCCGCGAGGCGCTACGGTTGAATCCCGAGTTGGAATGGGCTCGGGCGGGCATCGTCGAAGCGCTCAAGGCGAAGAACCCCATCTACCGCGTGCTGCTCCGCTACTTCCTGTGGATGGGCAACCTCAGCCCGGGGGCACAGTGGGGCATTGTCATCGGCGGCTACCTGGGCTTCCGCGCCCTTAGTTCGGTCGCCGCGAGCAACCCCACCGCCGCAACGTACATCCGCCCGGTGCTGATCGCTTACGTCGTCTTCGCGGTCATGACCTGGCTCGCCGATCCGCTGTTCAACCTGCTGCTACGGCTGAGCAAGTTCGGCCGGTACGCCCTGTCGAAAAGGCAGACCTGGGCCAGCAACGTATTGGGCGTTCTGATCGGCGGCTGCGCGGCATCGGCGATCGCCGGGCTGGCGACGGGGAACTTCGCGTGGTTTGTGCTGGCGATCGTGCTCGGCGGACTGACGCTGCCGGCCGCCGGATGTTTCCGCCTGGCCAGGGGGTGGCCGACCAACGTGATGATCGCCGGCACCGGCATGCTCGCCCTGGCGGGCTTGTCGGCGGCAGGGTTGTCGTTTGTCATCGAAGCCACGCCCGACCCGACCAACGCCGCCGAGCTTACCGCGCTTTCGAACCTGAACGGCACGTTCGGATCGATCCTGAACGTCTTCGCATTCGGAATCATGATCAGTCAGTTTGCGTTCAATTATCTGCGCGGCATCCAGCCGCCGAAGTGAAGATGCTCAGGGCCGATGATTAGCGGTCGGCCACGTCCGGGCGAAGATCGACCTGCTCGACCTTCAATCCGTCCGCCGTTGGCGTGAACTCATAGATGCGGTCGGCGAACTGCCGAAACAGCGCCGGCGAATGATGGCTGATCATCACCACCTGAAAGCCGAGCGCGCTGCCGGCGTCGCGGATGATCTTCACCAGCTTCGGAACCAGGTCCGGAGACAGCCAGCAGTCCTGCTCGTCGAGCACCAGGAATCGGCGGTGTTGTTTCTCGTCCAATCGCGACAGCGCGAACAGCCGAAGCCCGACCGACAGAATGTTGGCGACCGATCCGCCGGTGCCCTTCATGATGTCTTCGGGCTGGCCGTCGCGTTCGATGTGCATGTCGAGGATAGCCGCCCCGCGCTTGAAGTCCGGCGAGACCTTCAGCTTGATCGCCTGGCCAAGCACTTCCTGGAGCGCGAGGGTGAGATTGCGTTCAAGGATTGCCGACAGCTTGCCGAACATCTCCTGCCCGAGGATTTCCAGCGCCGACTCCACCGCCGGGGCGATGTTGAGGAAGCGTTTGACCTCTTCGAGTTGAGCTTCCTTGCGGTGCTGCTCGGCCATCAGGGCGCGTTGCTGGCCGGTGAGGCGTTCGAAACGGTGGCGGAGTGGCTCCGGCGAGGCGAGATTGTGGGATAGCAGGTCTGACATCGCCGACCACCCAGGGCGCGCTGAAGGCACTGGCACCGATCAGGCCCCGGCGATGGGCACGCCATGCTTCTTGCACAGGTTCCGCAGCGCCGTCACCGCGACGCCGAAGAGTTCCGGCCCTGTTTCGCCGTGGGAATGACCGGCGACCTTCAGGTGGGGTTCCATTGTCACGAAGCCGCGGTACCCGCTCTTGTAGGCGTCTTCGAGGATAGGACCGATCTGGCCGTCGCCTTCGCCGGCGGGAACAACATGACCGTCCGCCATGCGCGCGTCCTTGATGTGAATGTGAACCGTGTACGGCTTGAGCAACTTCCAGTTGTCGGCCGGGTTCTCGCCGACCTGCACGAAGTTGGCAAAGTCGAACGCACACCGGAGCTTGCCGGAATCGACCGACTTCATCATGTCCAGGCAACGCCGGCCGATGTCTCCGTAGATGCCCTTCTCGTTTTCGTGAACCATCGTCACGGGGTGATCGACGATGTACGCCACCTTCTCGCGGAACCGGCGGATCACTTCGTCGCGAATCGGATCGAGCGGCCCCTTGCCTTCGCCGCCGGCCGGGTAATAGCTGAACACCCGGATGAACGACGATTCAAAGTACTCGGCGATCTCGACGGCCTTCTTGAACCGGTCGAAGTGCTCGGCCCAAGGCTTGTCGATCGCGACCTTACCGATCGGCGAACCGATCGAAATCACGCCCAACCCGTTGTCGGCGAGCTTGGTCTTGATCTCACGCCGCTCGTCGGCGGTGAAGTCCATGACGTTCTTGCCGAACACGCCGCGCAGTTCAAAGTGCGAGACACCGTTGGCACGGCAAACGCGAATCTGATCGTCAAGGTTCGGGCCGATTTCGTCGGCAAAAGCGCTGAGTTGGAGCATGGCGGAATGGTGAAGGGGAAAGGGGCGGACGTCAAGCTTTGGCGTTCGACGCATTGCATTTCATGCCGGACGCCTAGCGACGTCGCAATGCAGCTCTACCCCATCCGCACCGCGTACACCGGCGGCAGGTGCTCTTCGAGCTTCTGCCAGGCCGCCCCGCCGTTCTCGCTGACGTACACATTCCCCGTCGTCGAGCCGAACACCAGCAGGTCGCCGCTGTCGTCGATGTCCAGGCAATGGCGGAAGACCAGGTCATAGTTGTGATGCTGCGGCAGGCCGACGCGCTGCTCCTGAAAGCTGCGGCCGCCGTCGCGGGTTTTCAGGACGACCAGCTTGCCGTCGGGCGGGTAGCGCTTTTCGTCCTTCACCATCGGGATGAACCACGCCGTGTCGGCGTCGTGCGGATGGACGACCACGGCAAAGCCGCTCTGGCCGGGGCGTTGCGCGGTGATCTCCTCCCACTTCCGACAGCCGTCGGTGCTGCGGAAAATACCGTTGTGGTGCTGCGTCCAGAACACATCCGGCGACGACGGCGATTGCACCACCCGGTGCGGGTCCTGGACGATCGGGTCGAACTGCTTTTCCGGCGGCATGAACTCGGCCCGCATGCCCTGGCTGGCGACTTCCCATGTGTCGCCGTTGTCGCGCGTCAGCCAGCATCCGCCGCACGAAACACCGGCCACGAGCGTTCTGGAATCGCGTGGGTCGAGGCAGATGGAATGGATGCCCGGCTGATCGGCACCGCCGCCCATCCACTTCTTCCGGTCGGGGTGATCCCAAAGCGGTCGATTGATCGACCAGGAATCGCCGCGGTCGGTGGAATGAAACAGCCCGCCGGGAATGGTTCCGCACCAGAGTTCGCCGGGAGCGCCGCCGGCTTCCAGCGACCAGATCAGCTTCAGTGACCAGGGAATCTCTTTGCCGAATCCGTCGATCTCGGGCGGCGCGCCTTCGGGCTTCTCGGGGTACTTGGGGACGGCAATTTCCTTCCAGGTCGAGCCGCCATCGTCCGAGCGGTGCAGCTTGCCGCCGAAGTGCCCGTGATCCAGGGCGGCGTAGACCGCGCCGTCGCGGCGGTCGACGAGCACCATCGGCGAGTTGTCGCCAACAAAATGGGCATCGGTGACGGCCCATTTCCCGTTGAGGGGCGAGATCGTGAACAAACCTTTGCGAGTGGAGATGAAGACGCGTTTGGACATGTGGTTCCCCGAACTGAGGTGCGAAGGCGTTGGACGCAGGCAGTAAAGGTGACGGTGCCGCCGAACGACCGCACTCGCGGCACCGGACGGATCCCTTCGCCAGTTACTCTCCTCGGCGGTGGGTGATCCCGCCGATCAACTCTTCGTAACTGTACAGATTATCGTCGCGGGAAAGATAGTCGCGGTCGGGGCCGGCGGAGAGGAAAAAATAGGGCTTGTCGCGCGGGGCGGTGCCGATCCAGGGGTGCATCTGCGACATGAAGACGATCGGGCTGCCCCAGGCGTCGCGGACGAGCGACACATCGAACACGCTGACCGGCAGGCCGGACATCATCGTATCCGACTGCGGCGACTCGGCCCGAAGGGCCCGGACTGTGTCGCGGCTGTTGGCCAGCGCAGCCCGCAGAAGCAGCGGCCGCTGATCGCCAACCCGCGCCGGCGACGTTGCCGGCCGACTGCCCGGACGCGCCTCGAACGCCGACTCCGGCGCCACCGCACCCGGCGGTGGGAACGCCGTCACCTCCGGCACGCGCCCCTGGTTGCGGTCGGCGTACTGCGTCATCATGGTATCGAGTTGCCGAAGAATGGTTTCGGTCAGCGCCTGGGCCGAGCGTTCGCGGACGTCGCGCGCCAGCGAGACCATCAGCCCCAGCACGATCACCAGCATCGCGACGGTGGTCAGCATCTCCAGCAGGGTGAATGCCCCCCGCGCCCGCGCGGAAGCGTGAGTAGAGCCGGAGATCAGAACGCGCTCCGCGAGAAGTTGGCGACGTCGTCGCACTTGTTGGCGGGGGTCAGGGTGGCGGCGGATGGCATGCCATACAGTTCATCGGGGCCGGCAGACCACAGGAGGTAGTCGCCGGTATAGGCCGGCGACGGACCGGCCGAGCCGTCGGTCTTGGCACCCATGATGAAAAGGAACTTGGTCCGACCGGCGGCGACCGCCGGCGATGCCGCGTGGGAATCCAGCAGCGCCATATTGTTGTCGTTCGTGTTGAACATCGGGCGGACACCGGCCGCCGAAAGCGTGTAGCTGGCGTTCCAGATGTAGCCCTGGGCTGATGTAAGCTGCGCCGACTTGAAACCAGGGAAGTACAGGATCTCCTTCCCGTTGCGATCGAGGATCTTCGGATTCGCCGCGTTGCTGTCGAGTTTGAACTTGTCGGGCTCAAGGTACGGCCCGTAAGCCTTGCCCTGCACCGTGGTGCCGATCGCCGTCCGCGTCCGGAATCCGAACCCGTCCTTGCCGTCGGCACCGGTCCCCGTCGCGGGGCCGGGCGCGATCAACGCCCGGCACAACACGACCGAACCCGTCTGGCTGGGAGTCGTGCCGGTGCCGTAGACCCGAGGGATGTCGCCGTGGTCCTGGCGATAGGCTTCCAGCGCCGTGGCGATGGATTGCAGGTCGGCCGCCATGCGCGTCCGAACACCCTGGTTGTAAGCGCGGTTGACCGCCGGCAGGACAATGCCCATCAGCACCAGCGCGATCCCGATGACTACGAGAAGTTCCACCAGCGTGAACCCGCCACGGCGCGACACGCGGGATCGCGATTCGAGGATTTCCGTTCGGTTCGTCATGTCTGGTTGGGTCAGGTGGGAAAGCGGTTCAGTTCAAAATCGGAGAGGATCCCTCAGCGTGCGCCGCCGAAGAAAATGTCGTCACGAGTGCCGAAGACCCGATCAGGGCCGGCGCTGACGAGGATGAACTTATCCTTGCCCCGGGGCTCGGTGGAAACGTTCGGATGACGCATGTAGTCATCGAGCGAGGCGAAGATGTCCGGGTCGGACGCGACAAAGTTAAAGTCGCCCGGGAAGCCGGCGTTGGCGCCACGCTTGTAGTAGTTGAACTCGTAGGTTGTGTACTGCTTAAGCGCGGCGGCGGCCGGATTCTGCGTCGCCATGGGCGAGGCTATACCGGCCGCACCGGCGTTCGCCCGAAGGTAGATGATCGGCCGAGCCTGGCTGTAGGCGTCGTGAAACTCGGGGAAGCCGGAGTCGCGCGTCGGTGCTGCCGGCGGTATGCCGGCCTGATCGAGGTTGGTCGCCGCACACCCCGTGAGCGAAAACGGCAGCAGCGGCATGTTGGCACCCGGCGCGATGTCGATGTACGGCGTGCGGCGGGTGCGGCTGACGACCGACGGTGAGAAACTCATCGGGCCCTTGCCGATCGTGTACTTCGCGCCAGTCGAATTAAGTTCACACGTCGCCGGCCCGGTCAGATTGGCCGCTACCGGCTCCAGACCGCCGGCCAGCGCCGCCGCACCGGCTTCGCTCATCGTAAGCCTTGTACCCGCGCCCGGAGGTGCCGATGTAAACGTGACCGCCACCCCGGCCGCGATCTGAGCATTGCTGTACAACCCCGGATACGACTTTTCGTCCAAAAAGTAGCGTTCCATCGCGCCGGCGATCGCCGCGATGGTGCTCTGCGTCTTGGCCGACTGCGCCTGCACCTGAACCCGACCGACCACCGGCAGCAGGATCGACAACAGCAGCGTGATGATGCCGATCACCACGAGCAGCTCAATCAGCGTGAACCCTGCCGGGCGGGACGACGACAAACGTTGGCGGCGGTCGATCATGGGGCCCTCAGTCGTACCCGGTACGGAGTACCGGATACCTAGAAATCTGTCTTCAGCTCGCGGCGTGCTCCGTGCTCGGCACTCGAGACTACTTGCTCGTCATGCCTTCGATCAGCGAGATCATCGGCATGAACAGTGCGATAACGATGAACCCGACGATCACGCCGAGCACCACCACCATCACCGGCTCAAGAATGCTGATCAGCGAAGCCACCAGCACGTCCACGTCCGAGTCGTAATTGTCCGCGACCTTGATGAGCATCTTATCAAGATCGCCCGTCTCTTCACCGACGTCGATCATGTTCACCACGATCGTATCGCAGACTTTGGTCGCCTTCAGCGGCTCGGCCATGGATTCGCCTTCGCGGATCGCGTCGTGAACCTTGACCAGGGCGCGGGAATAGACCTCGTTGCCGCAGGTTTCCTTGGTGATCGTGAGGGCTTCCAGGATCGGCACGCCGGCACTGATGAGCGTACCGAGCGTACGGGTGAAGCGGGCGATGGACGTCTTGCCCAGGATGCTTCCCAGAATCGGCACTTTCAGCAGGATGACGTCGGTCGCATAGCGGCCGCCCTCGCTGATGCGGATCAATCGCCACGCCAGCGCGACGACGAACGGGAACGCAATCACATACATCCAGCCGTTGTTGGCCATGAAGTCCGAGATGTCGATCAGGAGCTGGGTGGGTCCGGGGAGCTTGAGCTTGAAGTCGTCGAAGATCTTTTTGAACTTCGGAATCACGACGATCATGATCATCGACACGATACCGACGGCGATCGTGATGACGACCGCCGGGTAGATCATGGCACCGATGACCTTCTTTTTCAGCCGGGCGGCCTTTTCCATGAAGTCGGCAAGGCGGGCGAGGATCAGGTCGAGCACGCCGCCCGCTTCGCCGGCGGCGATCATGTTCGTGTAGAGCTTGTCGAACGCCTTGGGGTACTTCGCCATCGCGTCGGAGAGCGAGCCACCGGCCTCAACCTCGTCGGCCACGCCGCCGACGATCGCCTTCAACAACCCCGGCTTCTGCTGCTGCTCGAGAATCTGGAGAGACCTCAGGATGGGCAGGCCGGCGTCCTGAAGGGTGGACAACTGGCGGGTGAAGTTCACCAATTGCTTCCGCGGCACTCCGCCGATCGCCATCGGCATCTTCTTCTTGGGTGCCCCTGAAGCCTTGCCACCGGCTTTCTTGGCGACCTTCTTCTTGGCCGCCTGCTCGCGGATTTTGGTGGGATATTGCCCCTTGGCCCGAATCTTCTGAATTGCCTCTTCGTTCGATTCGGCTTCCACCTCGTCCTTGACCTCCTGACCGGAGGCGTTCATCGCTTCGTAGGCAAAAACGGGCATATATCACGACTCCAAAGCGGGGTGACAGAATCGAGCTGCGGAGACACCTAAGGCATTATAGGCGATGGGCTTAACGCGAACCACCGCCGATTCGCCGCCCGGGCCTCCTCACGCAACATCAGGGCCGAACGAATGGTTCGCGCTGTCCACCATCCGCACGCCCCCTATGAAACCGCATCGGCGACGCGTTGGCAACTGAAACCTTTTGCGTCAGGCCTACGGTCCAACCTTCGTGCGGCCCAGGATTGAACGCCAAGACGCCCAGACGCCAAGTGTTGCGGTGCCACGGGTCGCGGTACTCCGAGACCCGTGCGTCAAGTCGCGTCGTCTCGGCACGCCACACCGGCAAGCAAAGGTACCCTAGCTCCAGGCAAACCCGCTTAGGAACTCGTCGAATTGAACCACCTGCTGTCGCGCAATCCCAAGTGATCTGGCGTTCGGATTGAACACGAAGGACACGAAGGCACGAAGAGCCACAAAGAAGAGTCGGATGATCAGAACAGGCGTCAAAAGCCTTGACGCGACATTCTCTTCGTGAACCTTCGTGCCTTCGTGTTAAATCTGAGCCCAAGTCGGTCGTGCGGTATGGAGTTCTTGAAGTAGTCGTCGGCGTAGCGTGGCACCACACCCCCCAGGCTCGCACCGCCGGCGGCGGTCCGAGTACACTCCCCCCGTGCACATCGCCGACGAATACCTTCACCACCTCGACACCCACGGCTACGCCGTCGTGCCCGACTTCCTGTCCAAAGACGAGCTGCTGGCGGCCCGGCGGAACCTGTTTCAGTACTTCCCGCCGCCCGAAGAGCTCTGGTCGACACCCAAGCGATACGACTTCATCTTCGACGACCCCGCGCACCTTCAGATCGAGTTTCCGTTCATGGGCAACCCGCTGAACGACCTCGCCACGCATCCCGATCTCATCGACGTCGTCGAACGAGCCCTGGGCGACAAAGAGGTTCTGCTCACGCAGGCGGCGATCTGGGCGAAGTACGCCGGCACCGGCGAGTTCGGCCAAGAAATGCACCTCGATTATCAGGGGAACACGCTGGTCGTGCCGCGCGACGAGGGCACCTTCCGCCAGGTGAACATGATCCTGTACTACACCGACGTAACGGCCGACCTGGGCGCGACGCGGGTCGTCAGTAAAACCAAGACCAGGAATGAATCACTCTGGCCCCCGTTCCGCCCGCGCAAAAAGTACCCCAAGCTCTACGCCGACGAGGTGGCGATTGAGGCCAAGGCCGGCAGCCTGCTGATGTTCCAGATGGGCACCTTACACCGCGCCGGCGAGATGACCGCCGACGCCCCGGCCGCCCGGTTCACGCAGCACCTGGTCTGGCGGTCGGCGAAACACCACTTTGCCGGCTATCACCTCTGGAGCCGAATGGGGGAGAACGACGACCTCGAGCGGTTCAT is part of the Humisphaera borealis genome and encodes:
- a CDS encoding phytanoyl-CoA dioxygenase family protein, encoding MHIADEYLHHLDTHGYAVVPDFLSKDELLAARRNLFQYFPPPEELWSTPKRYDFIFDDPAHLQIEFPFMGNPLNDLATHPDLIDVVERALGDKEVLLTQAAIWAKYAGTGEFGQEMHLDYQGNTLVVPRDEGTFRQVNMILYYTDVTADLGATRVVSKTKTRNESLWPPFRPRKKYPKLYADEVAIEAKAGSLLMFQMGTLHRAGEMTADAPAARFTQHLVWRSAKHHFAGYHLWSRMGENDDLERFIERTTPRQREVLGFPPAGHAYWNEQTIAGVAARYPKMDMTPYRAGVNDDSNAD